One genomic window of Pieris rapae chromosome 15, ilPieRapa1.1, whole genome shotgun sequence includes the following:
- the LOC111000501 gene encoding esterase FE4-like — MYRTMVTCSIRKIIVNPFKLYRKKSDCHVTVPQGKMRGKVCSTPCGKQYYSFEGIPYAKPPLGPLRFRDPQKIDNWSGVLDATKPGNKAVQSNPYKKCIEGSEDCLYLNVYTPILPDEQQQSLSVLYFVHGGNLQRGFGHMFRPDYLVRQDVIVVTINYRLNVFGFLNLETPEVPGNAGLKDAATALKWVKQNIEHFNGDPNNITGMGESAGASITTLLSISKMTQGIFKRIIGLSTAISDEMMGDNHMERAKDIASNLGNNINCAKEIDNLLRNSSPEDLIKALMKSVSRSKKNGIHTFVQAVVENKYDNVEPFLVEYPLQSLRTNNYSKVPALMSVAIHESAYFITHPSGQFKFDKDVLQFVSSPALEDKSAVQLMDMEKQLKQLYFQDKEIGPSTLVQYLDLTSDLYITRDIIHTADLFSRNDDFYFCRFGYNTRFMKSLGVKGATHTDILQFIFYTEKRRNTFNEQDIKLVDMLTEALCNFAKTGKPTWTGQEFTWPYFKKDERLCLNIGDRISCVPLPEYDRYTKLINILKQKPKIRQN, encoded by the exons ATGTATCGAACAATGGTGACGTGTTCAATAAGGAAAATCATTGTCAACCCTTTTAAATTGTATCGCA aGAAATCCGATTGCCATGTGACAGTACCCCAGGGTAAAATGAGAGGTAAAGTGTGCAGTACTCCGTGTGGTAAACAGTACTATAGCTTCGAAGGCATACCCTACGCTAAACCACCTTTGGGGCCTCTCAGATTTAGG GATCCTCAGAAAATCGATAACTGGTCTGGAGTACTCGACGCGACAAAACCTGGAAATAAAGCCGTGCAATCAAATCcctacaaaaaatgtatagaaGGTTCAGAAGActgcttatatttaaatgtgtacactccaatattgcctGATGAACAACAGCAAAGTCTTTCAGTACTATATTTCGTACATGGCGGTAATTTACAAAGGGGTTTTGGTCACATGTTTCGTCCAGATTACTTGGTTCGCCAGGATGTCATTGTAGTCACAATTAACTATCGTCTCAATGTTTTTGGATTTCTTAACCTTGAAACACCAGAAGTGCCCGGTAATGCAGGACTTAAAGATGCTGCTACAGCTCTAAAATGGGTGAAACAAAACATCGAACATTTTAATGGTGATCCAAACAATATTACAGGAATGGGAGAAAGTGCAGGCGCAAGTATAACTACATTATTATCGATTTCAAAGATGACTCaaggtatatttaaaagaataattgGTTTATCAACAGCTATATCTGATGAAATGATGGGCGATAATCACATGGAAAGAGCAAAAGATATTGCTTCAAATTTAGGAAATAACATCAATTGCGCTAAGGAAATAGATAATTTGCTTCGGAACTCTTCTCCTGAAGATTTGATTAAGGCTTTAATGAAATCAGTTTCTCgttcaaaaaaaaatggcaTACACACCTTTGTACAGGCAGtagttgaaaataaatatgataatgtGGAACCATTTTTGGTTGAGTATCCTCTACAGTCATTAAGgactaataattattctaaagtTCCAGCTCTTATGAGTGTGGCAATCCACGAATCGGCATATTTTATAACTCATCCATCCggacaatttaaatttgacaaaGATGTATTGCAATTCGTATCGAGTCCTGCATTAGAAGATAAGTCTGCTGTGCAATTAATGGATATGGAGAAACAACTAAAACAATTGTACTTTCAAGATAAAGAAATCGGTCCTTCAACACTAGTTCAATACTTAGATTTAACTTCAGATTTGTATATCACTAGAGACATAATCCACACAGCAGATTTATTTTCTAGAAACGACGATTTCTATTTTTGTAGATTTGGCTACAACACGCGTTTCATGAAAAGTTTAGGAGTAAAAGGCGCTACACACACcgatatattacaatttatattttacacagagaagagaagaaatacttttaatgaACAAGATATAAAACTTGTTGATATGTTGACAGAGGCGTTGTGTAACTTCGCCAAAACTGG aaagcCAACTTGGACGGGGCAGGAATTTACGTGGCCATATTTCAAGAAAGATGAaagattatgtttaaatattggtGACAGAATAAGCTGTGTCCCATTACCCGAATATGATAGGTatacaaaactaattaatatacttaagcAGAAGCCGAAGATACGACAGAACTAA